From the genome of Azospira restricta, one region includes:
- the tgt gene encoding tRNA guanosine(34) transglycosylase Tgt, whose product MKYELLATDGAARRGRLTLAHGVVDTPVFMPVGTYGTVKAMTPQGLAEIGAQICLGNTFHLWLRPGLEVIREFGGLHKFMGWDKPILTDSGGFQVFSLGELRKITEEGVKFSSPIDGAKLFLTPEESMRIQHALNSDIVMIFDECTPYPATRDEAAKSMRLSMRWAQRSRDEHDRLENGNALFGIVQGGMYEDLRDESLAGLDAIGFDGMAIGGLSVGEPKDDMARILAHTAPRLPTGKPRYLMGVGTPEDLVNAVQAGIDMFDCVMPTRNARNGHLFTRYGDLKIKNAAHRHDTRPLDESCTCYTCTNFSRAYLHHLFRAGEILGSMLNTIHNLHYYQTLMRELRAAIESGTLAAHAARFRADRTRDGRPG is encoded by the coding sequence ATGAAATACGAACTGCTCGCCACCGACGGCGCCGCCCGCCGCGGCCGCCTGACGCTCGCCCACGGCGTCGTCGACACGCCGGTGTTCATGCCGGTCGGCACCTACGGCACGGTGAAGGCGATGACGCCGCAGGGCCTCGCCGAGATCGGCGCCCAGATCTGCCTCGGCAACACCTTCCACCTGTGGCTGCGCCCGGGGCTCGAGGTGATCCGCGAGTTCGGCGGGCTGCACAAGTTCATGGGCTGGGACAAGCCGATCCTGACCGACTCCGGCGGCTTCCAGGTCTTCTCGCTCGGCGAGCTGCGCAAGATCACCGAGGAAGGCGTCAAGTTCTCGTCGCCGATCGACGGCGCCAAGCTGTTCCTGACGCCGGAGGAGTCGATGCGCATCCAGCACGCGCTGAACTCCGACATCGTCATGATCTTCGACGAATGCACGCCCTACCCGGCCACCCGCGACGAGGCGGCGAAGTCGATGCGCTTGAGCATGCGCTGGGCGCAGCGCTCGCGCGACGAGCACGACCGGCTGGAAAACGGCAACGCGCTGTTCGGCATCGTCCAGGGCGGCATGTACGAGGACCTGCGCGACGAGTCGCTGGCCGGGCTCGATGCGATCGGCTTCGACGGCATGGCCATCGGCGGCCTCTCGGTCGGCGAGCCGAAGGACGACATGGCGCGCATCCTCGCGCACACCGCGCCGCGCCTGCCGACGGGGAAGCCGCGCTACCTGATGGGGGTCGGCACCCCGGAGGACCTGGTGAACGCAGTGCAGGCCGGCATCGACATGTTCGACTGCGTGATGCCGACGCGCAACGCGCGCAACGGCCACCTGTTCACCCGCTACGGCGACCTCAAGATCAAGAACGCCGCGCACCGCCACGACACCCGGCCGCTCGACGAATCCTGCACCTGCTACACCTGCACGAACTTCAGCCGCGCCTACCTGCACCACCTGTTCCGCGCCGGCGAGATCCTCGGCAGCATGCTGAACACCATCCACAACCTGCACTACTACCAGACGCTGATGCGCGAGCTGCGCGCGGCGATCGAAAGCGGCACGCTGGCGGCGCACGCCGCCCGCTTCCGCGCCGACCGGACGCGGGACGGCCGGCCGGGCTGA
- the queA gene encoding tRNA preQ1(34) S-adenosylmethionine ribosyltransferase-isomerase QueA: MMLTVDDFDFPLPPELIAQHPAAERSGSRLLHVAGARLTDLRFADLPSLLAPGDLLVFNDTRVIRARLFGQKDSGGQVEVLVERIVDARHALAQVRASKSPKPGTRLRLADAFEVTVTGRAGAGDEFFALELPEGGDFWQLTEAHGRLPLPPYITHAAGSEDESRYQTVFAREPGAVAAPTAGLHFDEPMLARLREQGIAQAWLTLHVGAGTFLPVRVNNIAEHRMHSERFEIPQTTVDAIAATRARGGRVVAVGTTSLRALESAAQSGELKAGAAETEIFITPGYAFRVVDRLITNFHLPKSTLLMLVSAFAGLDTIRAAYAHAVAERYRFFSYGDAMLLERQR, encoded by the coding sequence ATCATGCTGACCGTCGACGACTTCGATTTCCCGCTGCCGCCCGAGCTGATCGCGCAGCATCCCGCCGCCGAACGCAGCGGCAGCCGGCTGCTGCACGTCGCCGGCGCGCGGCTTACCGACCTGCGCTTCGCCGATCTGCCGTCGCTGCTGGCGCCGGGCGACCTGCTCGTGTTCAACGACACCCGCGTCATCCGCGCCCGGCTGTTCGGGCAGAAGGACTCGGGCGGCCAGGTCGAGGTGCTGGTCGAGCGCATCGTCGACGCCCGCCACGCGCTGGCGCAGGTGCGCGCCAGCAAGTCGCCGAAGCCGGGAACGCGGCTGCGCCTGGCCGACGCCTTCGAGGTCACCGTCACCGGCCGCGCCGGCGCCGGCGACGAATTCTTCGCGCTCGAGCTGCCGGAGGGCGGCGACTTCTGGCAGCTGACCGAGGCGCACGGCCGCCTGCCGCTGCCGCCGTACATCACGCACGCCGCCGGCAGCGAGGACGAGTCGCGCTACCAGACGGTGTTCGCGCGCGAACCCGGCGCCGTCGCCGCGCCGACCGCCGGCCTGCACTTCGACGAGCCGATGCTCGCCCGGCTGCGCGAGCAGGGCATCGCGCAGGCCTGGCTGACGCTGCACGTCGGCGCCGGCACCTTCCTGCCGGTGCGCGTGAACAACATCGCCGAGCACCGCATGCATTCGGAACGCTTCGAGATCCCGCAAACCACGGTGGACGCCATCGCCGCGACGCGCGCGCGCGGCGGCCGCGTCGTCGCCGTCGGCACCACCTCGCTGCGCGCGCTGGAATCGGCGGCGCAGTCGGGCGAGCTGAAGGCCGGCGCCGCCGAGACCGAGATCTTCATCACGCCCGGCTACGCATTCCGCGTCGTCGACCGGCTGATCACCAACTTCCACCTGCCGAAATCGACGCTGCTGATGCTGGTCTCGGCCTTCGCCGGCCTCGACACCATCCGCGCCGCCTACGCCCACGCGGTCGCCGAACGCTACCGCTTCTTCAGCTACGGCGACGCGATGCTCCTGGAAAGACAACGATGA
- the cobA gene encoding uroporphyrinogen-III C-methyltransferase produces MNQPRPSCTPGTVYLVGSGPGDPELMTLKAARLVGAADVIVYDHLGAEGVLDLARPDAEKIYAGKEASNHTLPQEEINDLLVRLAKQGKRVVRLKGGDPFIFGRGGEEIETLAENGIPFEVVPGVTAASGCGSYAGIPLTHRDHSQICVFATGHLKDGSINLDWHALARPGQTVVFYMGIGGAGEICQQLMAHGLPASHPAAVVQHGTSRRQRVVTADLGTLAERIAEAGIRPPALIIIGTVVSLQSKLAWFNKHAVSEHQTETE; encoded by the coding sequence ATGAACCAGCCCCGTCCCAGTTGCACCCCCGGTACCGTCTATCTCGTCGGCAGCGGCCCCGGCGACCCCGAGCTGATGACCCTGAAGGCCGCCCGCCTGGTCGGCGCCGCCGACGTCATCGTTTATGACCATCTCGGCGCCGAAGGCGTCCTCGACCTCGCCCGCCCCGACGCGGAGAAAATTTATGCCGGCAAGGAGGCCTCGAACCACACGCTGCCGCAGGAAGAGATCAACGACCTGCTGGTCCGCCTGGCCAAGCAGGGCAAGCGCGTCGTCCGCCTGAAGGGTGGCGACCCGTTCATCTTCGGCCGCGGCGGCGAGGAGATCGAGACGCTGGCCGAGAACGGCATTCCGTTCGAGGTCGTCCCCGGCGTCACCGCCGCCTCCGGCTGCGGCTCCTACGCCGGCATTCCGCTGACGCACCGCGACCATTCGCAGATCTGCGTCTTCGCCACCGGCCACCTCAAGGACGGCAGCATCAACCTGGACTGGCACGCGCTGGCACGGCCGGGACAGACCGTCGTCTTCTACATGGGGATCGGTGGCGCCGGCGAGATTTGCCAGCAGCTGATGGCGCACGGCCTGCCGGCCAGCCATCCGGCGGCGGTCGTCCAGCACGGCACCTCGCGCCGCCAGCGCGTCGTCACCGCCGACCTCGGCACGCTCGCCGAACGCATCGCCGAAGCCGGCATCCGGCCGCCGGCGCTGATCATCATCGGCACCGTCGTCAGCCTGCAGAGCAAGCTGGCGTGGTTCAACAAGCACGCCGTCTCAGAGCACCAGACCGAGACCGAGTAG
- the yajC gene encoding preprotein translocase subunit YajC, producing the protein MLISSAYAQAAAGAPDAAGSMMQFLPIVLMFVVLWFLMIRPQQKRAKEHQAMLDALAKGDEVVTGGGIAGRVVKIGESYVAVEIAEGVEIQVQKPAIALVLPKGTLKSL; encoded by the coding sequence GTGCTGATTAGCTCCGCATACGCCCAGGCCGCTGCCGGCGCCCCCGACGCCGCCGGCAGCATGATGCAGTTCCTGCCCATCGTCCTGATGTTCGTCGTGCTCTGGTTCCTGATGATCCGGCCGCAGCAGAAGCGCGCCAAGGAACACCAGGCGATGCTCGACGCGCTGGCCAAGGGCGACGAGGTCGTCACCGGCGGCGGTATCGCCGGCCGCGTCGTCAAGATCGGCGAAAGCTACGTCGCCGTCGAGATCGCCGAAGGCGTCGAAATCCAGGTGCAGAAGCCGGCGATCGCGCTGGTGCTGCCCAAGGGCACGCTGAAAAGCCTGTAA
- a CDS encoding 1,4-dihydroxy-2-naphthoate polyprenyltransferase, which produces MPDPLPPAAAPAVRPSPRQAWWLALRPKTLSVSIAPVLVGSALAFAETAAWLAWPALLAALSAVLIQIGTNLYNDVADFERGADTPDRLGPPRATAMGWLPGAAVRRAAWLAFALAFLLGVALVVRGGWPIVAIGLASLAAGWAYTGGPRPIAYTPFGEGFVLAFFGLAAVGGSYYLQTLSLSPAALVAALMLGAFAAAVISVNNTRDLATDARAGKRTLAVHLGRVGMNRVFAAELALPFLLLPLLAALSGRGAWLALPGLAVLPAFRLCRRFRGEPPGPGFNALLAATACLQAIFAGLLGLGLVL; this is translated from the coding sequence ATGCCCGACCCGCTTCCCCCGGCTGCGGCGCCCGCCGTCAGGCCCTCGCCGCGGCAAGCCTGGTGGCTCGCGCTGCGCCCGAAAACCCTCTCCGTCTCGATCGCCCCGGTCCTCGTCGGCAGCGCGCTGGCGTTCGCCGAAACGGCTGCCTGGCTGGCCTGGCCGGCACTGCTCGCGGCGCTGTCGGCGGTGCTCATCCAGATCGGCACCAACCTCTACAACGACGTCGCCGACTTCGAGCGCGGCGCCGACACGCCCGACCGCCTCGGCCCGCCGCGGGCGACCGCGATGGGCTGGCTGCCGGGCGCGGCGGTGCGCCGCGCCGCCTGGCTGGCCTTCGCGCTGGCCTTCCTGCTCGGCGTCGCGCTGGTCGTCCGCGGCGGCTGGCCGATCGTCGCCATCGGCCTCGCCTCGCTCGCCGCCGGCTGGGCCTATACCGGCGGCCCGCGGCCGATCGCCTACACGCCGTTCGGGGAGGGCTTCGTGCTCGCCTTCTTCGGGTTGGCCGCGGTCGGCGGCAGCTACTACCTGCAGACGCTGTCGCTGTCGCCGGCGGCGCTGGTCGCCGCGCTGATGCTCGGCGCCTTCGCGGCGGCGGTGATCAGCGTCAACAACACGCGCGACCTCGCCACCGACGCGCGCGCCGGCAAGCGCACGCTGGCCGTGCATCTCGGGCGGGTGGGGATGAACCGGGTGTTCGCGGCGGAGCTGGCGCTGCCTTTCCTGCTGCTGCCGCTGCTGGCGGCACTGAGCGGCCGCGGCGCCTGGCTGGCGCTGCCCGGCCTGGCGGTGCTGCCGGCGTTCCGTCTGTGCCGCCGCTTCCGCGGCGAGCCGCCGGGGCCCGGCTTCAACGCGCTGCTGGCGGCGACGGCCTGCCTGCAGGCTATCTTCGCCGGACTACTCGGTCTCGGTCTGGTGCTCTGA
- the secF gene encoding protein translocase subunit SecF, with amino-acid sequence MEFFRIRKDIPFMRHALVFNVISLLTFLLAVFFLATRGLHLSVEFTGGTLIEVSYQQAADLGKIRGALGKAGHSDFAVQNFGSSRDVLIRLPLKAEQNTARMGEAVMAALNEGAPGATLSRVEFVGPQVGKELAENGALALLLVIVGIMIYLAFRFEWRFSVSAIIANLHDVIIILGFFAFFQWEFSLSVLAAVLAVLGYSVNESVVVFDRVRETFRKVRGLSTPQVLDHAITSTISRTIITHGSTQMMVLSMLIFGGETLYYFALALTIGICFGIYSSVLVAAPLVMWLGVSREQFVKPKKQVEGANEDGAVV; translated from the coding sequence ATGGAATTCTTCCGCATCCGTAAAGACATCCCCTTCATGCGCCATGCGCTGGTGTTCAACGTCATTTCGTTGCTCACCTTCCTGCTGGCGGTGTTCTTCCTCGCCACGCGCGGCCTGCACCTGTCGGTCGAATTCACCGGCGGCACGCTGATCGAGGTCAGCTACCAGCAGGCGGCCGACCTCGGCAAGATCCGCGGCGCGCTCGGCAAGGCCGGGCACAGCGACTTCGCGGTGCAGAACTTCGGCTCCTCGCGCGACGTGCTGATCCGGCTGCCGCTGAAGGCCGAGCAGAACACCGCGCGCATGGGCGAGGCGGTGATGGCCGCGCTCAACGAGGGCGCGCCGGGGGCGACGCTGTCGCGCGTCGAGTTCGTCGGCCCGCAGGTCGGCAAGGAGCTCGCCGAGAACGGCGCGCTGGCGCTGCTGCTGGTCATCGTCGGCATCATGATCTACCTCGCCTTCCGCTTCGAATGGCGCTTCTCGGTATCGGCGATCATCGCCAACCTGCACGACGTGATCATCATCCTCGGCTTCTTCGCCTTCTTCCAGTGGGAGTTCTCGCTGTCGGTGCTGGCGGCGGTACTGGCCGTGCTCGGCTACTCGGTGAACGAATCGGTGGTCGTCTTCGACCGCGTCCGCGAGACCTTCAGGAAGGTGCGCGGCCTGTCCACGCCGCAGGTGCTCGACCACGCGATCACCAGCACGATCAGCCGCACCATCATCACGCACGGCTCGACGCAGATGATGGTGCTGTCGATGCTGATCTTCGGCGGCGAGACGCTGTACTACTTCGCGCTGGCGCTGACCATCGGCATCTGCTTCGGCATCTACTCGTCGGTGCTGGTCGCGGCGCCGCTGGTGATGTGGCTGGGCGTCTCGCGCGAGCAGTTCGTCAAGCCGAAGAAGCAGGTCGAGGGCGCCAACGAGGACGGCGCGGTGGTCTGA
- the paaK gene encoding phenylacetate--CoA ligase PaaK, with amino-acid sequence MTAGPNTTLEPIERASRDEIVALQTARLKQTLAHAYAKVPAYRAKFDAAGVHPDDLKTLADLARFPFTTKQDLRDHYPYGMFAVPLKEVVRIHASSGTTGKQTVVGYTRNDLDMWAGVMARSLRAAGAGPDDIVQIAHAYGLFTGGFGVHYGAERLGCTVIPMGGGQTAKQVQLIRDFKPTMIVATPSYALNVADEFVRQGLDPAACSLRLGCFGAEPWGEGMRSEIQTRLGIDAMDLYGLSEVVGPGVACECIEAKDGPVIWEDHFYPEIIDPESGRVLPDGEAGELVFTSLTKEALPVIRYRTRDLARLLPPTARAFRRMSKVAARSDDMLIIRGVNLFPGHIEELILKQPQLSGHYLLEVFREGPLDQMEVLVEVKPEFAHASGEMKQATAKGLQHEIKGWLGVTTRVSILDPGHLPRPEGKARRVIDKRAV; translated from the coding sequence ATGACGGCCGGTCCGAACACGACACTTGAACCCATCGAGCGCGCCAGCCGCGACGAGATCGTCGCGCTGCAGACGGCGCGGCTGAAGCAGACGCTGGCGCACGCCTACGCCAAGGTCCCGGCCTACCGCGCCAAGTTCGACGCCGCCGGCGTGCATCCCGACGACCTGAAGACGCTCGCCGACCTCGCCCGCTTCCCGTTCACGACCAAGCAGGACCTGCGCGACCACTACCCCTACGGGATGTTCGCGGTGCCGCTGAAGGAGGTCGTGCGCATCCACGCCTCCAGCGGCACCACCGGCAAGCAGACGGTCGTCGGCTACACGAGGAACGACCTCGACATGTGGGCCGGCGTCATGGCCCGTTCCCTCCGGGCCGCCGGCGCCGGCCCCGACGACATCGTGCAGATCGCCCACGCCTACGGCCTCTTTACCGGCGGCTTCGGCGTCCATTACGGCGCCGAGCGCCTCGGCTGCACGGTGATCCCGATGGGTGGCGGGCAGACCGCGAAGCAGGTGCAGCTGATCCGCGACTTCAAGCCGACGATGATCGTCGCCACCCCGTCGTATGCGCTCAACGTCGCCGACGAATTCGTCCGCCAGGGCCTCGACCCGGCGGCGTGCAGCCTGCGCCTCGGCTGCTTCGGCGCCGAACCGTGGGGCGAAGGCATGCGCAGCGAGATCCAGACGCGCCTGGGCATCGACGCGATGGACCTCTACGGCCTCTCGGAAGTGGTCGGCCCGGGCGTCGCCTGCGAGTGCATCGAAGCGAAGGACGGCCCGGTGATCTGGGAGGACCACTTCTACCCCGAGATCATCGACCCGGAAAGTGGCCGGGTGCTGCCCGACGGCGAGGCCGGCGAGCTGGTGTTCACCTCGCTGACCAAGGAAGCGCTGCCGGTGATCCGCTACCGCACGCGCGACCTCGCCCGCCTGCTGCCGCCGACGGCGCGCGCGTTCCGCCGCATGAGCAAGGTCGCCGCGCGTTCCGACGACATGCTGATCATCCGCGGCGTGAACCTCTTCCCCGGCCACATCGAGGAACTGATCCTGAAGCAGCCGCAGCTCTCCGGCCACTACCTGCTCGAAGTCTTCCGCGAGGGACCGCTCGACCAGATGGAGGTGCTGGTCGAGGTGAAGCCGGAATTCGCGCACGCCAGCGGCGAGATGAAGCAGGCAACGGCGAAGGGCCTGCAGCACGAGATCAAGGGCTGGCTCGGCGTCACCACGCGCGTCAGCATCCTCGACCCGGGGCATCTGCCGCGGCCGGAGGGGAAGGCGCGGCGGGTGATCGACAAGCGGGCAGTCTAG
- the secD gene encoding protein translocase subunit SecD yields the protein MNRYPLWKYITVAVALVIGFIYTLPNFFGESPAVQVSSVKATIKVDTRTLERVETTLKGAGVAHDGLFLDTNGVKVRLKDTDTQLQAKDALEKQFNPDAQDPQYVVALNLLSASPKWLTGMGALPMYLGLDLRGGVHFLLQVDMKGATVKRLDATAADLRTLFRDKNVRHAGISRDGDRITIRFREADIRDKGRNVLTDNQPDLQLTEQGDGGELRLVATLKPEAIKRIQEFALKQNITTLHNRINELGVAEPVIQQQGADRIVVQLPGVQDTAKAKDILGRTATLEIRMVDDTPGALEAAQAGQVPFGTELYVERGGAPLLVKKQVVLTGDRLTDAQPGFDSQTQEPAVHLTLDSAGARIFKDITRESVGKRMAILLIEKGKGEVITAPVIRTEIGGGRVQISGRMSTVEANDTALLLRAGSLAAPMEIIEERTIGPSLGAENIKKGFDSTLWGFAAIAAFMIAYYMLFGFISVVALSANLLFLVALLSMLQATLTLPGIAAIALTLGMAIDANVLINERIREELRNGATPQAAIAAGYERAFDTILDSNITTLIAGLALLIFGSGPVRGFAVVHCLGILTSIFSAVVVSRALVNLIYGRRKKLASLAIGQVWKPGNSAAAAAGQ from the coding sequence ATGAACCGATACCCGCTCTGGAAGTACATCACCGTGGCCGTGGCCCTGGTGATCGGCTTCATCTACACGCTGCCGAACTTCTTCGGCGAATCTCCCGCCGTCCAGGTATCCAGCGTCAAGGCCACGATCAAGGTCGACACCAGGACGCTCGAACGCGTCGAGACGACGCTGAAGGGCGCCGGGGTGGCGCACGACGGCCTCTTCCTCGACACCAACGGCGTCAAGGTCCGCCTGAAGGACACCGATACGCAGCTGCAGGCCAAGGACGCGCTCGAGAAGCAGTTCAACCCGGACGCGCAGGATCCGCAGTACGTGGTCGCGCTGAACCTGCTGTCGGCGTCGCCGAAGTGGCTGACCGGGATGGGCGCGCTGCCGATGTACCTCGGCCTCGACCTGCGCGGCGGCGTGCACTTCCTGCTGCAGGTGGACATGAAGGGCGCCACCGTCAAGCGCCTCGACGCCACCGCCGCCGACCTGCGCACGCTGTTCCGCGACAAGAACGTCCGCCACGCCGGCATCAGCCGCGACGGCGACCGCATCACCATCCGTTTCCGCGAGGCGGACATCCGCGACAAGGGCCGCAACGTACTGACCGACAACCAGCCCGACCTGCAGCTGACCGAGCAGGGCGACGGCGGCGAGCTGCGCCTGGTGGCGACGCTGAAGCCGGAGGCGATCAAGCGCATCCAGGAATTCGCGCTCAAGCAGAACATCACCACGCTGCACAACCGGATCAACGAACTCGGCGTCGCCGAGCCGGTGATCCAGCAGCAGGGCGCCGACCGCATCGTCGTGCAGCTGCCCGGCGTGCAGGACACGGCCAAGGCCAAGGACATCCTCGGCCGCACCGCCACCCTCGAGATCCGCATGGTCGACGACACCCCGGGCGCGCTGGAAGCGGCGCAGGCCGGCCAGGTGCCGTTCGGCACCGAGCTCTACGTCGAGCGCGGCGGCGCGCCGCTCCTGGTCAAGAAGCAGGTGGTGCTGACCGGCGACCGCCTCACCGACGCCCAGCCCGGCTTCGACAGCCAGACGCAGGAGCCGGCCGTGCACCTGACGCTCGACTCCGCCGGCGCCCGCATCTTCAAGGACATCACGCGCGAGAGCGTCGGCAAGCGGATGGCGATCCTGCTGATCGAGAAGGGCAAGGGCGAGGTCATCACCGCGCCGGTGATCCGCACCGAGATCGGCGGCGGCCGCGTGCAGATCTCCGGCCGCATGAGCACGGTCGAGGCCAACGACACCGCGCTGCTGCTGCGCGCGGGTTCGCTCGCCGCACCGATGGAGATCATCGAGGAACGCACGATCGGTCCGTCGCTCGGCGCCGAGAACATCAAGAAGGGCTTCGATTCGACGCTGTGGGGCTTCGCCGCGATCGCCGCCTTCATGATCGCCTACTACATGCTGTTCGGCTTCATCTCGGTGGTCGCGCTGTCGGCCAACCTGCTCTTCCTGGTCGCGCTGCTGTCGATGCTGCAGGCGACGCTGACGCTGCCCGGCATCGCCGCGATCGCGCTGACGCTGGGCATGGCGATCGACGCCAACGTGCTGATCAACGAGCGCATCCGCGAGGAGCTGAGGAACGGCGCGACGCCGCAGGCGGCGATCGCCGCCGGCTACGAGCGCGCCTTCGACACCATCCTCGACTCGAACATCACGACGCTGATCGCCGGCCTGGCGCTGCTGATCTTCGGCTCCGGCCCGGTGCGCGGCTTCGCGGTGGTGCACTGCCTCGGCATCCTGACCTCGATCTTCTCGGCGGTGGTCGTCTCGCGCGCGCTGGTGAACCTGATCTACGGCCGCCGCAAGAAGCTCGCCTCGCTGGCCATCGGCCAGGTCTGGAAACCCGGCAACAGCGCAGCCGCCGCTGCCGGCCAATAA